A genomic segment from Psychrobacter arcticus 273-4 encodes:
- a CDS encoding YqgE/AlgH family protein, translated as MSKANLTHHFLIAAPELSDPRFEQALIYICRHDKHGALGLMINRPLEQSRVGKLLEDLDIEVTDAQVMEDLALEGGPMYPEVGFVLHTGQPEWASSFAISENVCITTSQDILKRIAAGQGVGHYQLCLGHASWGKKQLDQELANGDWLVCPADLNLLFDTPFEERWQIAADKIGVNFDYLSSDIGHA; from the coding sequence ATGTCCAAAGCCAATTTGACCCATCATTTCTTAATCGCGGCGCCTGAGCTGTCAGACCCACGGTTTGAGCAGGCACTGATTTATATCTGTCGTCATGATAAACACGGCGCACTCGGTCTAATGATCAACCGCCCTTTAGAGCAATCTAGGGTGGGTAAGTTGCTAGAAGACTTGGATATTGAGGTTACTGATGCACAGGTAATGGAAGATCTGGCATTAGAAGGTGGTCCTATGTATCCTGAGGTGGGCTTTGTGCTGCATACAGGACAGCCAGAATGGGCATCCTCATTTGCCATCTCAGAAAACGTCTGCATTACCACTAGCCAAGATATCCTCAAACGTATTGCAGCAGGTCAAGGCGTTGGGCATTATCAGCTGTGCTTGGGTCATGCCAGTTGGGGTAAAAAACAGCTCGATCAGGAGCTTGCTAACGGCGACTGGCTGGTATGCCCTGCTGATTTAAACTTATTATTTGATACACCATTTGAAGAACGTTGGCAAATTGCCGCTGATAAGATTGGGGTTAATTTTGATTATTTAAGCAGCGACATCGGTCATGCTTAA
- the recN gene encoding DNA repair protein RecN, whose amino-acid sequence MLVSLTLHQFALIAQHELSVAEGFNVITGETGAGKSLLLDALSLCVGERADMAMVRHGAAHADIYAQFDVENNPVIAEWFAKNERALEEPEVLIRRQLNNTGRSKAWLNGTPVSLAELKSLGSLLVNIHSQHAQQALLKPQFVVQWLDEMAQITSLTTKTTSSYQQYQQLKRRADDLASREAQRQDRIQLLQSQLADIAPLLVVDYAEVEAEHEELSNIEALMIEASHGLHLLDNDTDEPDVMTLLGQAIKLCDNQMSVSQTFEQASEQLHLAQQQITEVTSLLSDYAEQQLPDPERLQSLDSLISLGHRLSRKHNLPANDLINEAKGWEAQLEQLENEPSSDAMAVQIEQAWQEYIALATELNKERSKAAPIVSKQLIKQLQPLALPNARCEFVFTKKTDVSQYNGQGCYDIDLLFSANVGMPMQPLHKIASGGELSRMALVMQVLQATNADNNAAKPMLVFDEVDVGISGGTAQVVGELLRALGQTQQLLAITHQAQVAAQAHQHILVQKHHDEQTESELVILTESDQVDELARMSGGVIITDVTRDHARSLLSDVK is encoded by the coding sequence ATGCTAGTATCATTAACTTTACATCAGTTTGCATTAATCGCCCAGCATGAGCTGAGTGTGGCTGAAGGCTTCAATGTCATCACTGGTGAGACGGGTGCTGGCAAATCGCTATTACTCGATGCGCTGTCTTTATGTGTCGGCGAGCGCGCAGACATGGCGATGGTCAGACATGGCGCGGCGCACGCGGATATATACGCGCAATTTGATGTAGAAAACAACCCCGTCATTGCTGAATGGTTTGCCAAAAATGAGCGCGCGCTAGAAGAGCCAGAAGTATTGATTCGTCGGCAACTCAATAATACAGGACGCTCAAAAGCTTGGTTAAATGGAACACCTGTCAGTTTGGCTGAACTCAAAAGCTTAGGGTCATTGCTGGTCAATATTCATAGTCAGCACGCGCAGCAAGCGTTGCTCAAACCGCAGTTTGTGGTGCAATGGTTAGATGAAATGGCACAGATAACTTCTCTTACTACGAAAACTACCAGTAGCTATCAGCAGTATCAGCAGCTCAAACGCCGTGCTGACGATCTTGCTAGCCGTGAAGCGCAGCGCCAAGACCGTATTCAACTTCTACAAAGCCAGCTGGCAGATATCGCACCGTTATTGGTCGTTGACTATGCAGAAGTAGAAGCGGAGCATGAAGAACTATCCAATATTGAAGCGCTGATGATCGAGGCCAGTCATGGCTTGCATCTGCTCGATAATGATACCGATGAACCAGATGTCATGACCTTGCTCGGGCAAGCGATTAAGCTATGCGATAATCAGATGAGCGTTAGCCAAACCTTTGAGCAAGCTTCAGAACAGCTGCATTTGGCGCAGCAGCAAATTACTGAAGTGACCAGCTTGTTGTCAGATTATGCTGAGCAGCAACTGCCTGACCCTGAGCGCTTGCAGTCATTAGACAGTTTAATCAGCTTAGGTCATCGCCTGTCACGTAAGCACAACCTGCCAGCCAACGACTTAATTAATGAAGCCAAAGGGTGGGAAGCGCAATTAGAACAGTTAGAAAACGAGCCAAGCAGTGATGCAATGGCGGTGCAAATCGAGCAAGCATGGCAAGAATATATAGCACTAGCAACTGAGCTAAATAAAGAACGCTCTAAAGCCGCACCGATTGTCAGCAAACAGCTGATTAAGCAATTACAGCCGCTTGCCCTGCCCAATGCACGCTGCGAGTTCGTATTTACCAAAAAGACCGATGTCAGCCAATATAATGGGCAAGGCTGTTATGATATCGACTTATTATTTAGCGCCAACGTCGGTATGCCGATGCAACCGCTGCATAAAATCGCTTCAGGCGGCGAGCTGTCACGTATGGCGCTGGTGATGCAGGTCTTGCAAGCGACCAATGCTGATAATAATGCGGCAAAACCTATGCTGGTCTTTGACGAGGTTGATGTCGGTATCAGTGGTGGTACGGCACAAGTTGTCGGTGAGCTATTGCGTGCACTTGGGCAAACTCAGCAATTACTCGCTATTACCCACCAAGCACAAGTAGCAGCGCAAGCACATCAGCATATTTTGGTACAAAAACACCATGACGAGCAAACTGAAAGTGAGCTTGTCATCTTAACTGAGAGCGATCAAGTTGATGAGCTGGCACGTATGTCTGGTGGTGTGATCATAACCGACGTCACCCGTGACCATGCTCGCAGTTTATTGAGCGATGTTAAATGA
- a CDS encoding pyrimidine/purine nucleoside phosphorylase, whose product MTAAQFTNVTVNAQATISYDGRCSSHTIMFEDGRHKTLGVILPCDNLVEHYHFSTNTSERIEITGGECEVKINGEEAFSYYRAGQSFVVEGNSGFNLRTEEIVQYICHLEG is encoded by the coding sequence ATGACAGCGGCGCAATTTACTAATGTAACAGTCAATGCTCAAGCCACGATATCCTATGATGGTCGTTGCTCAAGCCATACCATTATGTTCGAGGACGGTCGTCATAAAACCTTGGGTGTTATCTTGCCTTGTGACAATTTGGTCGAGCATTATCACTTTAGTACCAATACCTCTGAACGTATCGAAATCACCGGTGGTGAGTGCGAAGTCAAAATAAATGGTGAGGAAGCGTTCAGCTACTACCGCGCAGGACAGTCATTCGTGGTTGAAGGTAACAGTGGTTTCAACCTACGCACAGAAGAGATCGTCCAGTATATCTGCCACTTAGAAGGCTAA
- the rlmB gene encoding 23S rRNA (guanosine(2251)-2'-O)-methyltransferase RlmB, producing MAKPTYFYGIHAIDALLEYRPLDGLSLFVQQGRETDSHVQAIMAQARDNGISIQPTQKDKLTQLCGSPQHQGVVLNARPLGFADEGLLDTLAGREDCLLLVLDQITDAHNFGACLRTAVAMGVDAVICPKHHAASLTPTVAKVSVGAAEMMPIVSVTNLARTLTKIKNAGVFVFGTALNADAKPLHTADLTGKIAIIMGSEGEGMRRLTTESCDELVYIPMSGNEHGNLQSLNVSVATGMALYEINRQRTLAAGQA from the coding sequence ATGGCAAAACCTACCTATTTTTATGGCATTCATGCCATTGATGCATTGCTCGAATACCGTCCTCTTGATGGGCTGAGTTTGTTTGTGCAGCAAGGGCGCGAGACTGACAGTCATGTCCAAGCTATTATGGCGCAAGCACGTGATAATGGTATTAGCATTCAACCAACGCAAAAAGACAAACTTACCCAGCTATGTGGTAGCCCGCAACATCAAGGTGTGGTGCTTAACGCCCGTCCATTAGGCTTCGCTGACGAAGGTTTGCTCGATACTCTTGCAGGGCGCGAGGATTGTTTGCTACTGGTACTAGATCAAATTACCGACGCCCATAACTTCGGTGCTTGCTTACGTACAGCAGTCGCCATGGGCGTAGATGCGGTTATTTGTCCAAAGCACCATGCAGCAAGCTTGACCCCAACCGTCGCCAAAGTATCAGTCGGCGCGGCTGAGATGATGCCCATTGTGAGCGTGACCAATTTAGCACGTACGCTGACAAAGATTAAAAATGCCGGTGTATTTGTGTTTGGCACCGCTTTAAATGCCGATGCCAAACCTCTACATACCGCAGATTTGACTGGAAAAATAGCCATTATTATGGGTTCAGAGGGCGAGGGGATGCGCCGCCTGACAACAGAAAGCTGTGATGAGCTGGTTTATATTCCGATGTCAGGCAACGAGCATGGCAACTTACAAAGCTTAAATGTCAGTGTGGCGACTGGTATGGCTTTGTATGAGATTAATCGGCAGCGAACTTTAGCTGCTGGGCAAGCTTAA
- the coaE gene encoding dephospho-CoA kinase (Dephospho-CoA kinase (CoaE) performs the final step in coenzyme A biosynthesis.) produces the protein MSKYAAIPSPYSHQPQAPDHKSKTLVVGLTGGIGSGKSAASNWFAQQGIDIIDADVIAHEVVVKGSATLRKIQRKFGDWVLNINGDMDRAAVRTHVFTYPDALIELEAITHPAIREAAKLQLAESTSPYVVLSAPLLIEAAEAGLANLCQRILVMDATEDTQLARASQRDALSVQKIKAIMVNQLSREERNLHADDVVLNENDLAALYAQLEPLHQDYLKLAQQLKFAAD, from the coding sequence ATGTCAAAATACGCAGCAATACCTTCACCTTATTCACATCAACCGCAAGCACCTGACCATAAAAGCAAAACCTTGGTAGTGGGTTTAACGGGTGGTATCGGTAGTGGCAAATCAGCTGCTAGCAACTGGTTCGCGCAGCAGGGAATCGATATTATTGATGCAGATGTCATTGCCCATGAAGTAGTTGTCAAAGGCAGCGCAACGTTACGCAAAATCCAGAGGAAATTCGGTGATTGGGTACTAAATATCAATGGCGATATGGACCGCGCCGCTGTACGAACCCATGTATTTACTTATCCTGACGCCCTAATTGAACTTGAAGCCATTACCCATCCCGCGATACGTGAAGCCGCAAAACTGCAATTGGCAGAGAGTACCTCACCGTATGTGGTGTTGTCAGCGCCGCTATTGATTGAAGCGGCAGAAGCTGGGCTTGCCAATTTATGCCAACGTATTTTGGTGATGGATGCCACAGAAGACACCCAGCTTGCGCGTGCCAGTCAACGTGATGCGCTAAGCGTACAGAAAATTAAAGCCATTATGGTCAATCAATTAAGCCGCGAAGAGCGCAATCTTCATGCCGATGATGTGGTATTAAATGAGAATGATCTTGCGGCGCTATATGCACAACTAGAGCCGCTCCATCAAGACTATCTTAAGCTTGCCCAGCAGCTAAAGTTCGCTGCCGATTAA
- a CDS encoding prepilin peptidase produces MQFIQLLQENMSIALVVFGLLGLCVGSFLNVVIHRIPLMMVSVWRQECSQFMYEQADIPREHTTPLVNIIATDIPITLSRPASRCPHCAHKIKWYENIPLISWIVLRGRCSECKTTIGLRYPVVELVTALLSVLVIYQFGVSTAGLSALILVWTLVVLTGIDFDTQLLPDRLTFPLAGLGLAVNSQGWFVSPTQSIWGLLLGFLSLWIVVKIFYLITKKHGMGQGDFKLLAVLGAWLGPVMLPLVILLSSLLGSIVGLILIKKQGESKPFAFGPYIAIAGIVALLYGSDIVNWYLGMYN; encoded by the coding sequence ATGCAATTTATACAGTTATTACAAGAAAATATGAGTATCGCTTTGGTCGTATTTGGTCTACTAGGACTTTGTGTAGGTAGCTTTTTAAATGTGGTGATTCATCGTATACCACTGATGATGGTATCGGTTTGGCGACAAGAATGTAGCCAGTTTATGTATGAGCAAGCAGACATACCACGTGAGCATACGACGCCACTGGTCAATATTATTGCCACCGATATACCTATTACCTTAAGCCGCCCTGCTTCACGCTGCCCGCATTGTGCCCATAAAATCAAATGGTATGAAAACATCCCTTTAATCAGCTGGATAGTACTACGTGGTCGTTGCTCAGAATGTAAAACGACTATTGGACTGCGTTATCCTGTCGTTGAGCTGGTCACTGCGCTGCTATCTGTATTGGTCATTTATCAGTTTGGTGTCAGTACGGCTGGGCTATCAGCATTGATTTTGGTATGGACACTAGTCGTTTTAACCGGTATCGATTTTGATACGCAGCTATTACCTGACCGCTTAACTTTTCCATTGGCAGGGTTGGGACTGGCGGTAAACTCACAAGGCTGGTTTGTCTCCCCTACTCAGTCGATATGGGGCTTACTGTTGGGGTTTTTATCTCTATGGATAGTGGTCAAGATATTTTATTTGATCACCAAAAAACATGGCATGGGACAAGGTGACTTTAAATTATTGGCAGTACTGGGCGCGTGGCTTGGTCCTGTGATGTTGCCATTGGTTATTCTATTGTCATCTTTACTTGGCTCCATCGTTGGTCTTATCCTTATAAAAAAACAAGGCGAGAGCAAGCCCTTTGCTTTTGGTCCTTATATTGCCATTGCGGGTATCGTGGCGTTGTTATATGGTTCAGATATCGTTAATTGGTATTTAGGCATGTATAATTAA